In Geopsychrobacter electrodiphilus DSM 16401, a single window of DNA contains:
- the murA gene encoding UDP-N-acetylglucosamine 1-carboxyvinyltransferase, translating to MHKIVIKGGLPLNGEVQISGAKNAVLPLLFATLLSAGQSEICNVPDLRDIDTALSLLKILGAPTARAEDCCQVDARTIQSVEAPYDLVRTMRASVLVLGPLLARCGHARVSLPGGCAIGARPIDQHLKGFEALGARITLEHGYVEARAERLRGAHIIFDMPTVGGTENLLMATALAEGESIIENAAREPEIVQLAEALISMGAKIEGAGTARIHIEGVSSLQPLKISVMPDRIEAGTFMIAAAMTRGNVLVRGARQRDQEALLKKMTEAGAHIDATQDGLRVIGPDRLMPVDIRTSAFPGFPTDMQAQFMAMMSLADGTSRVSENVFENRFMHVCELQRLGADISIDGHSATIHGVKQLHGAPVMATDLRASACLILAGLAAENTTEVSRIYHLDRGYERIEAKLAKLGACIARVPE from the coding sequence TTGCATAAAATTGTGATCAAGGGCGGCCTGCCGCTTAATGGTGAAGTTCAGATCAGTGGAGCCAAAAATGCGGTCCTGCCGCTTTTATTTGCCACCTTACTGTCTGCGGGGCAGAGTGAAATCTGCAATGTCCCCGATTTACGTGATATTGACACGGCCCTGTCCCTTTTGAAAATTCTGGGTGCGCCGACTGCGCGGGCTGAGGACTGCTGTCAGGTGGATGCGCGCACGATTCAGAGTGTCGAGGCGCCCTATGATCTGGTGCGAACCATGCGGGCCTCGGTGCTGGTCTTAGGGCCGCTGCTGGCGCGGTGTGGTCATGCGCGGGTCAGTCTGCCGGGGGGCTGCGCCATTGGTGCGCGTCCGATCGATCAGCATCTGAAGGGTTTCGAAGCCCTCGGGGCCAGGATCACCCTGGAACATGGCTATGTTGAGGCGCGCGCCGAGCGCCTGCGTGGGGCGCATATCATTTTTGATATGCCGACGGTTGGAGGTACCGAAAATCTGCTGATGGCGACCGCCCTGGCCGAAGGCGAATCGATCATTGAAAACGCTGCGCGCGAACCTGAAATTGTGCAGCTCGCTGAAGCGTTGATCTCTATGGGTGCCAAAATCGAGGGCGCCGGTACTGCACGCATCCATATTGAAGGGGTCAGTTCTTTACAACCGTTGAAAATATCGGTGATGCCGGATCGGATTGAGGCAGGTACCTTCATGATTGCCGCCGCCATGACTCGCGGCAATGTGCTGGTGCGTGGTGCACGGCAGCGGGATCAGGAGGCCTTGTTGAAAAAAATGACCGAGGCCGGCGCGCATATTGATGCAACTCAGGACGGCTTGCGCGTCATTGGCCCCGACCGGTTGATGCCGGTTGATATCCGAACCTCGGCTTTTCCCGGCTTCCCCACCGATATGCAGGCCCAGTTCATGGCGATGATGTCCCTGGCCGATGGCACCAGCCGGGTCTCGGAAAATGTTTTTGAAAATCGCTTCATGCATGTCTGTGAGCTGCAGCGTTTGGGTGCCGATATCAGTATTGATGGCCATAGTGCGACTATCCATGGGGTTAAACAGTTGCACGGCGCGCCGGTGATGGCGACCGATCTGCGCGCGAGCGCCTGTCTGATTCTGGCCGGTCTCGCCGCGGAAAATACGACCGAGGTGTCCCGCATCTATCATCTCGATCGCGGTTATGAACGGATCGAAGCAAAATTGGCGAAACTCGGTGCTTGTATCGCCCGGGTTCCTGAATAA
- the prfA gene encoding peptide chain release factor 1, with translation MFHNLENVVDRFREVEGLLSDPSVMSNQSRYRELTREHSDLSEVVRVYGLYKQVLSEIAGNRELLLDPDPDMKAMAREELPLLEAQQEELEANLRLLLLPKDPNDERNSILEIRAGTGGDEAALFAADLFRMYSRYADAQGWKIEILSLSETDGGGFKEVIALINGNHVYSRLKFESGTHRVQRVPATETQGRIHTSACTVAVLPEAEDVDVDINPADIRLDLFRASGAGGQHINKTESAVRLTHIPTGLVVSCQDEKSQHKNKAKAMKVLQSRLYDKMLAEQQSVMAADRKSQVGSGDRSERIRTYNFPQGRCTDHRINLTLYRLDAIMQGDVGEVIDALITDHQAALLSQQERSA, from the coding sequence ATGTTTCATAATCTTGAAAATGTCGTTGATCGTTTTCGTGAAGTCGAAGGCCTGCTCTCGGATCCGAGCGTCATGTCGAATCAGTCGCGCTATCGCGAGTTGACCCGAGAACATTCGGACTTGAGTGAGGTGGTCAGAGTTTATGGCCTCTACAAGCAGGTCCTGTCTGAAATCGCAGGGAACCGTGAATTATTGCTGGATCCGGACCCTGACATGAAAGCCATGGCGCGTGAAGAGTTGCCTCTGCTCGAAGCGCAACAGGAAGAACTCGAAGCCAACCTGCGTCTGTTGTTGTTGCCGAAGGACCCGAACGATGAGCGCAATAGTATCCTTGAAATTCGTGCCGGGACAGGCGGTGATGAGGCGGCCTTGTTTGCTGCTGATCTGTTCCGGATGTATTCGCGTTATGCCGATGCCCAGGGCTGGAAAATTGAGATTCTCAGTCTTTCCGAAACAGACGGTGGCGGGTTCAAAGAGGTTATAGCGCTGATCAATGGGAATCATGTCTACTCGCGGCTCAAGTTTGAAAGTGGCACCCACCGTGTCCAACGTGTCCCTGCGACCGAAACCCAGGGGCGAATTCACACCTCGGCCTGCACCGTGGCGGTATTGCCAGAGGCTGAAGATGTTGATGTTGATATCAACCCGGCCGATATCAGACTTGATCTGTTCCGGGCCTCGGGCGCGGGCGGTCAGCATATCAACAAAACCGAATCAGCAGTGCGTTTGACGCATATCCCGACCGGGCTGGTCGTCTCCTGCCAGGATGAAAAATCGCAACATAAAAACAAGGCCAAGGCGATGAAGGTACTGCAGTCACGTCTGTACGATAAAATGCTGGCGGAACAACAATCTGTCATGGCGGCGGATCGCAAAAGCCAGGTCGGCAGCGGCGATCGCAGCGAGCGTATCCGGACCTACAATTTTCCCCAGGGCCGCTGCACCGATCACCGGATCAATTTGACCCTCTATCGGCTTGATGCCATTATGCAGGGTGATGTCGGTGAGGTGATTGATGCCCTGATCACTGATCATCAGGCGGCACTCTTGAGTCAGCAGGAGCGTTCGGCTTGA
- the thyX gene encoding FAD-dependent thymidylate synthase: protein MQIELLTYTPEPELVVAAAARLCYSNSSIEALLEKSRTEREAFLEKITSLGHLSVLEHVSFSFGVEGISRACSHQLVRHRLASYSQQSQRYVSHSKRFSAVTPDSIAEHAELNQRYQQLLSEIHGFYVEMLDSGIPAEDARFILPNAATTKIVVTMNGRELLHFFELRCCRRAQWEIQRLAKEMLKLVKPLAPILFSKAGPGCVGGACPEGELTCGAINEVRGEFKHLV from the coding sequence ATGCAGATTGAATTACTGACTTATACGCCAGAACCTGAACTGGTGGTCGCCGCTGCCGCGCGCTTGTGCTACTCGAATTCTTCGATCGAAGCATTGCTCGAGAAGAGCCGAACCGAGCGGGAGGCCTTTCTCGAGAAGATCACCTCGCTTGGCCATCTGTCAGTGCTTGAGCATGTCAGCTTCTCCTTCGGGGTTGAAGGGATCAGTCGCGCCTGTTCTCATCAGCTGGTCCGGCATCGTCTGGCCAGTTATTCGCAACAGAGTCAGCGCTATGTCTCTCATAGCAAACGCTTTTCGGCAGTGACACCTGATTCGATTGCGGAGCACGCTGAGCTGAATCAACGCTACCAGCAGCTGCTGAGTGAAATTCATGGCTTTTATGTGGAGATGCTTGACTCCGGGATTCCGGCAGAGGATGCGCGTTTCATCCTGCCAAATGCGGCGACGACCAAGATTGTGGTGACCATGAATGGCCGGGAATTGCTCCACTTTTTTGAACTGCGTTGCTGTCGGCGTGCCCAATGGGAAATCCAGCGCCTGGCCAAAGAGATGCTCAAACTGGTTAAACCCCTGGCCCCGATCCTGTTTTCCAAGGCCGGTCCGGGTTGTGTCGGCGGGGCATGTCCTGAGGGAGAATTGACCTGCGGGGCGATAAATGAGGTGCGTGGCGAGTTCAAACACTTGGTTTGA
- the hisA gene encoding 1-(5-phosphoribosyl)-5-[(5-phosphoribosylamino)methylideneamino]imidazole-4-carboxamide isomerase, with the protein MIILPAIDLKEGRCVRLEQGLMDKDTVYNDDPAAQALTWQEQGGELLHIVDLDGAFAGVPKNKAAIRAIVAAISIPSELGGGIRDLQTIEAYLELGVTRVILGTIAKENPLLVAEACKKFPGRIVVGIDAMKGLVAVRGWADVTEKLATEMAKEMEGFGVEAIIYTDIARDGMMQGPNIEATKALAEAINIPVIASGGLSSLDDIRRLMAIESSGVTGVITGKAIYSGAIDLREAVALTRQRQD; encoded by the coding sequence GTGATTATTCTGCCCGCGATTGATCTGAAAGAAGGCCGCTGTGTCCGCCTGGAGCAGGGTCTGATGGATAAGGATACCGTCTATAATGATGATCCGGCCGCTCAGGCGCTGACCTGGCAGGAGCAGGGCGGTGAACTCCTGCATATCGTCGATCTCGATGGCGCCTTTGCCGGGGTACCGAAGAACAAGGCCGCGATCCGCGCGATTGTTGCAGCGATCAGCATTCCCAGTGAACTGGGCGGCGGTATCCGTGATCTGCAAACGATTGAGGCGTATCTTGAGTTGGGTGTGACCCGGGTGATTCTCGGTACCATCGCCAAGGAGAATCCTCTGCTTGTCGCGGAAGCGTGCAAAAAATTCCCCGGTCGGATCGTGGTCGGTATCGATGCCATGAAGGGGCTGGTCGCGGTGCGTGGCTGGGCCGATGTGACCGAAAAACTCGCGACCGAAATGGCCAAAGAGATGGAAGGCTTCGGCGTTGAGGCAATCATCTACACCGATATCGCGCGTGACGGTATGATGCAGGGGCCGAATATCGAGGCGACCAAAGCGCTGGCTGAAGCGATCAATATCCCGGTGATTGCTTCGGGCGGGCTCTCGAGCCTCGATGACATCCGGCGTCTGATGGCGATCGAATCTTCCGGGGTGACCGGCGTCATCACCGGCAAGGCGATCTACTCCGGAGCTATTGATCTGCGCGAAGCGGTCGCTCTGACCAGGCAGAGACAGGATTAA
- the hisG gene encoding ATP phosphoribosyltransferase: MNDWITFALPKGRILEDSMELFAQIGITCPEMHEKSRKLVFENPELKLRFMAVRATDVPTYVEYGCADIGVVGKDTLLEQGKDLYEPVDMKFGYCRLVVAEPKNLQAEDNPLNWSNIRVATKYPNITERYFAQKGVQVELIKLYGSIELAPLVGLSERIVDLVSTGGTLKANGMVEVETIAEITSRLIVNRASLKTKHQRIGKIIEDLEKVVGDEVRISE, encoded by the coding sequence ATGAATGACTGGATCACCTTTGCCCTGCCGAAAGGGCGCATACTCGAAGATTCCATGGAGCTTTTTGCGCAGATCGGGATCACCTGCCCCGAGATGCATGAGAAGAGTCGCAAGTTGGTCTTTGAAAACCCTGAGTTGAAATTACGCTTCATGGCTGTTCGCGCGACTGACGTACCGACCTATGTTGAATACGGTTGTGCCGATATCGGGGTCGTCGGTAAGGACACCCTGCTTGAGCAGGGGAAGGACCTCTATGAACCGGTCGATATGAAGTTCGGTTACTGCCGGTTGGTGGTGGCGGAACCGAAGAATTTGCAGGCGGAGGATAACCCGCTCAACTGGTCAAACATTCGGGTGGCGACCAAATATCCCAACATCACCGAACGTTATTTTGCTCAAAAGGGGGTGCAGGTCGAACTGATTAAACTCTACGGGTCGATTGAATTGGCCCCGCTGGTCGGTCTTTCGGAGCGGATTGTCGACCTGGTCTCGACCGGCGGCACGCTCAAGGCGAATGGTATGGTTGAAGTCGAAACTATCGCTGAAATCACCAGCCGCCTGATCGTGAATCGCGCCAGCCTCAAGACCAAGCATCAGCGGATCGGCAAGATCATCGAGGATCTGGAAAAGGTCGTCGGTGATGAGGTGCGGATCTCGGAATGA
- the rpmE gene encoding 50S ribosomal protein L31 produces the protein MKEGIHPAYEEITVRCDCGNSFETRSTTCDEIHTEICSACHPFYTGKQKLIDTAGRIERFRRKYGPGTK, from the coding sequence ATGAAAGAAGGAATTCATCCTGCTTACGAAGAAATCACGGTTCGTTGTGACTGTGGCAACAGTTTTGAAACCCGTTCTACGACCTGCGATGAGATTCATACCGAGATTTGCTCGGCTTGCCATCCGTTTTACACCGGCAAGCAGAAGCTGATTGACACCGCTGGTCGGATTGAGCGTTTCCGTCGCAAGTACGGACCGGGTACGAAATAA
- the hisF gene encoding imidazole glycerol phosphate synthase subunit HisF yields the protein MLTKRIIPCLDVKDGRVVKGVQFVGLRDAGDPVEAAEAYDAQGADELIFLDITASSDNRDTIIDVVRRTAERVFMPLTVGGGIRSCEDIRKMLNAGADKVSINTAAVFNPEFVREAANRFGSQCTVVAIDARRVPDSNPTRWEVYTHGGRKPTGIDVVEWAQKMEAYGSGEILLTSMDCDGTKDGYDIALTRAVSDAVEIPVIASGGVGTLEHIREGLVEGGASAALAASIFHFKQYTIAECKEYLKQHGVPARIL from the coding sequence ATGCTGACCAAAAGAATTATCCCCTGCCTCGACGTCAAGGATGGCCGCGTGGTCAAAGGGGTGCAGTTTGTCGGCCTGCGTGACGCCGGGGACCCGGTTGAGGCCGCCGAGGCCTACGACGCCCAGGGCGCAGATGAACTGATCTTTCTCGACATCACCGCCAGCAGCGATAATCGCGACACCATCATCGATGTGGTGCGACGCACCGCCGAGCGGGTCTTTATGCCGCTGACCGTAGGCGGAGGGATTCGGAGCTGTGAAGACATTCGCAAGATGCTTAACGCCGGAGCCGACAAGGTGTCGATCAACACCGCCGCGGTGTTTAATCCCGAGTTTGTGCGTGAAGCTGCGAACCGTTTTGGCAGCCAGTGCACCGTAGTTGCCATTGACGCGCGTCGTGTCCCCGATTCTAATCCGACGCGCTGGGAAGTTTACACCCATGGTGGCCGTAAACCGACCGGTATCGATGTGGTCGAATGGGCTCAGAAGATGGAAGCCTACGGCAGCGGGGAAATTTTGCTGACTTCGATGGACTGTGACGGTACCAAGGATGGCTACGATATTGCTCTGACCCGCGCGGTCAGTGATGCGGTTGAGATTCCGGTGATCGCCTCGGGCGGGGTCGGTACTCTCGAACATATCCGCGAGGGGTTGGTGGAGGGCGGTGCCAGTGCGGCCCTTGCGGCTTCGATCTTCCACTTCAAGCAATACACCATCGCCGAGTGCAAGGAATATCTGAAACAGCATGGGGTGCCAGCCAGAATCCTGTGA
- the hisIE gene encoding bifunctional phosphoribosyl-AMP cyclohydrolase/phosphoribosyl-ATP diphosphatase HisIE, producing MSLVEQLKFDSDGLIPAITQDAETGEVLMMAYMNAEAVTQTLATGKVHYYSRSRQKQWLKGETSGHFQIVKEIRFDCDNDCLLIKIEQQGAACHTGQRSCFYRSWDAGIKAGGEKLVDTASIYARQDIMEALYNIIQERKQLADGEKSYVKSLFDKGLDKILGKIGEEATETAVAGKGGIKQEIIGEVADLFFHVLVLLGYYDLPPERIYAELRRRFGLSGLDEKAARGK from the coding sequence ATGTCTTTGGTTGAACAATTGAAATTTGATAGTGATGGCCTGATCCCGGCGATCACCCAGGACGCCGAGACTGGCGAAGTGCTGATGATGGCCTACATGAACGCCGAGGCCGTCACCCAAACCCTGGCGACGGGCAAGGTTCATTACTATTCGCGCTCGCGCCAGAAGCAGTGGCTGAAGGGTGAAACCTCCGGTCATTTTCAGATCGTCAAGGAGATCCGCTTCGATTGCGACAACGACTGTTTGCTGATCAAGATTGAGCAGCAGGGCGCCGCCTGTCATACCGGGCAGCGCAGCTGTTTTTATCGTTCCTGGGATGCGGGGATAAAAGCAGGAGGCGAGAAACTGGTTGATACCGCCAGTATCTACGCCCGGCAGGATATTATGGAAGCGCTCTATAATATCATTCAGGAGCGCAAGCAGCTGGCCGACGGCGAGAAGTCCTATGTCAAGTCACTCTTTGATAAGGGGCTGGACAAGATCCTCGGCAAGATCGGTGAAGAAGCGACCGAGACCGCGGTTGCCGGCAAGGGCGGCATCAAGCAAGAGATTATCGGCGAGGTCGCCGATCTCTTCTTCCACGTCCTGGTCCTGCTCGGTTATTACGATCTGCCGCCAGAAAGAATCTACGCCGAACTGCGGCGCCGCTTCGGCCTGTCGGGTCTCGACGAGAAGGCCGCTCGCGGTAAGTGA
- the hisD gene encoding histidinol dehydrogenase, with protein MRILKFTDADFAESFRKIEQRAEEIPSGIEQTVKEILADVRLRGDAALFELTARFDRLLLTASTVEVTAAEMDAAVAQVSAESYAALELAAKRIADYHRKQKQETWLSTDETDVLVGQLVRPLDRVGIYVPGGKASYPSSVLMNAVPAKVAGVGEVVMVVPMPDGVINPAVLAAAKIAGVDRVFKLGGAQAVAALAFGTASVPKVDKITGPGNIYVATAKRLVFGLVDIDMIAGPSEILVINDGSGTASHIAADLLSQAEHDELASAVLVTSCEKMAAEVQAEVEKQLHHLSREKIARQSIDNYGAIIVAKDLDEAIAFSNRIAPEHLELAVDDPFAILPQIRHAGAIFMGHHTPEAAGDYIAGPNHTLPTGGTARFFSPLSLDDFVKKSSIISFSPAGLKRLGKEIIHIAELEGLQAHAKSVSIRLQD; from the coding sequence ATGCGGATTTTGAAATTTACTGATGCAGATTTTGCTGAGTCATTTCGGAAGATTGAGCAACGTGCCGAAGAGATTCCTTCCGGAATTGAGCAGACCGTAAAAGAGATTCTCGCCGATGTGCGCTTGCGTGGCGATGCGGCGCTCTTCGAGTTGACCGCCAGGTTTGATCGGTTGCTACTCACGGCCTCCACCGTCGAAGTGACCGCCGCCGAAATGGATGCCGCCGTCGCCCAGGTGAGTGCAGAATCTTATGCCGCGCTGGAACTCGCCGCCAAGCGCATTGCGGATTACCATCGCAAGCAGAAGCAGGAGACCTGGCTCTCAACCGACGAAACGGATGTGCTGGTCGGTCAACTGGTACGTCCTCTCGATCGGGTCGGGATCTACGTGCCGGGCGGCAAGGCGAGCTATCCCTCTTCGGTTTTGATGAATGCCGTGCCAGCCAAGGTTGCGGGTGTCGGTGAAGTTGTGATGGTGGTGCCGATGCCGGACGGGGTGATTAACCCGGCTGTGCTGGCCGCCGCTAAAATTGCCGGAGTCGATCGTGTATTCAAGCTGGGTGGAGCCCAGGCGGTCGCGGCACTGGCTTTCGGTACCGCGTCGGTGCCCAAGGTCGACAAGATCACCGGACCGGGAAATATCTATGTCGCCACCGCCAAACGGCTGGTCTTTGGTCTGGTCGATATTGATATGATTGCCGGGCCGAGCGAGATTCTGGTTATCAATGATGGCAGCGGTACGGCCTCACATATCGCCGCCGACCTGCTCAGTCAGGCCGAGCATGATGAGCTGGCTTCGGCGGTACTGGTCACCAGTTGTGAGAAGATGGCGGCGGAGGTGCAGGCTGAAGTGGAAAAGCAACTTCATCATCTCAGTCGCGAAAAGATAGCGCGTCAGTCGATCGACAATTACGGCGCAATCATTGTCGCGAAAGATCTGGACGAAGCGATCGCTTTTTCAAATCGGATCGCACCTGAACATCTGGAACTCGCGGTGGATGATCCCTTCGCGATCCTGCCGCAAATCCGTCACGCCGGTGCGATCTTCATGGGGCATCATACCCCCGAGGCGGCGGGCGATTATATCGCTGGTCCCAATCACACCTTGCCGACTGGCGGGACCGCGCGCTTCTTCTCGCCGTTGTCCCTTGATGATTTTGTAAAAAAATCAAGCATCATCAGCTTCAGCCCGGCCGGCTTAAAGCGCCTGGGCAAAGAGATCATCCACATCGCCGAACTCGAAGGGCTGCAAGCCCACGCGAAATCGGTTTCGATCCGTTTGCAAGACTAA
- the prmC gene encoding peptide chain release factor N(5)-glutamine methyltransferase, producing MSDVDAWTLLKLLRWTTSFFQDKGIDNPRLDAELLIAHVLKLDRVGVYLNYDRPLTPEELSLIRPLVKRRGQREPLQYILGNTEFWSLEFKVSPAVLIPRADTEVLVEEALKKADDVGELLDIGTGSGAIALSFAYEKVRWQVTGFDISAAALAVARGNADNHTLESRCRFLLGDLAQLPERSFDLVVSNPPYISSSEYEALMPEVRNHEPSQALLAGADGLDCYRLLAAQVDKILKPGGWLLCEIGCSQEQPVFDLLQKAGLNEIYCRQDYAGNPRVVGGRRRF from the coding sequence TTGAGCGACGTTGATGCCTGGACTCTGCTGAAGTTGTTGCGCTGGACAACCAGTTTTTTCCAGGATAAGGGGATCGATAATCCACGGCTTGATGCTGAACTCCTGATTGCCCATGTTCTGAAGCTGGACCGGGTCGGCGTCTACCTTAATTACGACCGACCCCTGACTCCTGAGGAGTTAAGCCTGATCCGGCCGTTGGTCAAGCGCCGGGGGCAACGGGAGCCCTTGCAATATATTCTGGGAAATACTGAATTCTGGTCCCTCGAGTTCAAGGTGTCACCGGCGGTCTTGATTCCACGTGCCGATACCGAAGTTCTGGTCGAAGAAGCCTTGAAAAAAGCTGATGACGTCGGAGAACTGCTCGATATCGGGACCGGGAGCGGCGCTATTGCCCTTAGCTTTGCGTATGAAAAGGTGCGCTGGCAGGTTACCGGATTCGATATCTCAGCCGCTGCGCTGGCGGTTGCTAGAGGAAATGCCGACAACCACACGCTCGAGTCGCGCTGCCGGTTTCTTTTAGGTGACCTTGCTCAACTACCGGAAAGATCTTTCGATCTGGTGGTCTCCAACCCGCCCTACATCAGCAGCTCGGAATATGAAGCATTGATGCCGGAAGTACGCAATCATGAGCCGTCGCAGGCGCTGTTGGCCGGGGCCGACGGCCTTGATTGCTATCGTTTACTGGCGGCACAGGTCGATAAAATTCTCAAGCCGGGCGGGTGGTTGCTCTGCGAAATCGGTTGTTCCCAGGAACAGCCGGTGTTTGATCTTTTGCAGAAAGCAGGATTGAACGAAATCTATTGTCGGCAGGATTATGCCGGCAATCCGCGTGTCGTCGGTGGACGGCGCAGGTTTTAA
- the hisB gene encoding imidazoleglycerol-phosphate dehydratase HisB, whose translation MARSAKIERKTKETEICVELNLDGSGTENISTPAPFFDHMLSALTRHGFFDLTVVAKGDIEIDAHHTVEDVGICLGEAFKKALGDKSGIRRFGRGTMPMHEALASIIIDFSGRPFLVFNAEIPKAQIGNFETELVAEFFVAFCNHSGANIHVNLAYGDNLHHIIEAIFKAFGRALDEATSIDPRIRGVLSTKGSLE comes from the coding sequence ATGGCACGCAGCGCAAAAATTGAGCGGAAGACCAAAGAGACCGAGATTTGTGTTGAGTTGAATCTGGATGGTTCCGGTACGGAGAATATTTCAACACCGGCCCCCTTTTTTGATCACATGCTCTCGGCATTGACCCGCCACGGCTTCTTTGATCTAACCGTCGTCGCCAAAGGGGATATTGAAATCGATGCCCATCATACGGTTGAAGATGTCGGCATCTGTCTGGGCGAGGCGTTCAAGAAGGCGCTCGGCGATAAATCCGGTATCCGTCGTTTCGGGCGCGGCACCATGCCGATGCATGAAGCGCTGGCGTCGATCATTATTGATTTCTCCGGGCGTCCGTTTCTGGTCTTCAATGCGGAGATTCCCAAGGCGCAGATCGGTAATTTTGAAACTGAACTGGTCGCAGAGTTCTTTGTCGCCTTCTGCAACCACAGCGGTGCCAATATCCACGTCAATCTCGCCTACGGCGATAACCTGCATCACATCATCGAAGCTATCTTCAAGGCGTTCGGCCGGGCGCTGGATGAAGCGACCTCCATTGATCCACGCATTCGCGGGGTGCTGTCGACCAAGGGCAGTCTCGAATAA
- the hisH gene encoding imidazole glycerol phosphate synthase subunit HisH, whose amino-acid sequence MINIIDYEMGNLRSVEKAFESLGFAVRVSANPQDIASADKIVLPGVGAFADCVNNLRAGGFVDPLLAHVKTGKPLLGICVGMQMLFDESEEFGQHQGLGLIPGKVMRFPSGMVENGERLKVPHMGWNNLLQKQASPLFKGVLDESFVYFVHSYYCQAENQADVAASCRYGEVEFCASLWHDNILATQFHPEKSQLIGLNIFKNFGEM is encoded by the coding sequence ATGATTAACATCATAGATTACGAAATGGGCAACCTGCGCAGCGTCGAGAAGGCCTTTGAGTCCCTCGGCTTTGCTGTCCGGGTCAGCGCCAATCCGCAGGATATTGCCAGCGCCGATAAAATTGTATTGCCGGGCGTCGGCGCCTTTGCCGACTGCGTGAACAATTTGCGGGCCGGTGGTTTTGTTGACCCCTTGCTGGCTCACGTTAAGACCGGCAAGCCGTTGTTAGGGATCTGCGTCGGCATGCAGATGCTGTTTGATGAGAGTGAAGAGTTCGGCCAGCATCAGGGGCTTGGCCTGATCCCCGGCAAGGTAATGCGTTTCCCCTCGGGCATGGTCGAGAACGGCGAACGTCTCAAGGTGCCGCACATGGGCTGGAATAACCTGTTGCAGAAGCAGGCCTCACCGTTGTTTAAAGGTGTGCTTGACGAAAGCTTCGTCTACTTTGTCCATTCCTATTACTGTCAGGCCGAGAACCAGGCCGATGTTGCCGCCAGCTGTCGCTACGGGGAGGTCGAGTTCTGTGCCTCCCTCTGGCACGACAATATCCTTGCGACGCAGTTTCACCCTGAAAAGAGCCAGTTGATTGGCTTGAATATTTTTAAAAACTTTGGAGAGATGTAA